The DNA segment TCCCTCGGCCAGCCGGACTTTCCTCCGGCGCCCGAGGTGCGCGAGGCCGCCCTCCGCGCCATCCGGGAGGGCCGGCACGGCTATACCGTCACGCAGGGTCTCCCGGAGCTCCGGGAAAAGATCCGCGCGGAGCTCGTCCGCCGCGCGGGATTCTCCACCCAGGAGATCCTCGTGACCGCGGGCGTCTCCGGCGCGCTCTTTCTGGCCATGGGCGTGCTCGTCGAAAAAGGCGACGAGGTCGTGATCCCGGATCCCTATTTCGTCCTCTACCGCAACGTGGTGCGCTTTTTCGGCGGCACGCCCGTCTTTCTGGACACCTACCCGGACGGCTTCCGCATCCGGCCGGAGAAGCTCGAACGGCTTCTGACTCCGCGGACGAAGCTGATCCTCTTCAACAATCCCGTCAATCCCACGGGCGTGGCCTACCGGCGCGAGGAGGTGGCGGCGATCGCCGACGTGGCCCGGCGCCGCGGCGTGCTGCTCGTTTCCGACGAGATCTACGCCTCGTACAGCTACGATTTTCCGCACGAGAGCATGATGCTCCATACGGACGAGGTCGTGCTCCTCGGGGGCTTCGGGAAGGCCTACGGCATCACCGGCTGGCGGCTCGGATTCGCCGCGGGGCCGCCCGACGTGATCGAAAAGATGACTCAGGTGCAGCAGTTTTCCTTCGTGTGCGCCCCGACGCCGGCGCAGTACGCGGGCGTGGCGGCGCTCGACGTGCACGTTCACGAGAACGTCCGCGAACACCGGCAGGACTACCGTCGTCGCCGCGACTTTGTCTACGACAGCCTCAAGGACTGTTACGAGATGGTGCGCCCCCAGGGGGCGTTTTACTTTTTTCCGCGCTGCCCGGGGGGGCTTCGCGACCGCGAGTTCGTGGCGCGCGCGGTCGAGGCGAAGGTTCTCGTTGTCCCCGGGAGCGCCTGTTCGCGGAAAGGAACCCATTTCCGGCTTTCCTACGCCGTGCCGGACGCGGTTCTGGAACGCGGCGTCGAGGCGCTACGCCGCCTGGCCCGGAGGTGATGCGACCGTGCCCTTCCGCGTGTATCGCCCGTACGATTTTCCCGATCCGGTGGATCCCGCGCTTCAGGCCGACTTGCGGCGGCTCGGGGTGCGTTTCGAGAAGACCCTTCATCCCGGGACGGAAGCGATCGTGACGCTTCTGGACC comes from the Planctomycetota bacterium genome and includes:
- a CDS encoding aminotransferase class I/II-fold pyridoxal phosphate-dependent enzyme gives rise to the protein MPPRKTARRRFARRLERLEISGIRRMFELASRIPGAVDLSLGQPDFPPAPEVREAALRAIREGRHGYTVTQGLPELREKIRAELVRRAGFSTQEILVTAGVSGALFLAMGVLVEKGDEVVIPDPYFVLYRNVVRFFGGTPVFLDTYPDGFRIRPEKLERLLTPRTKLILFNNPVNPTGVAYRREEVAAIADVARRRGVLLVSDEIYASYSYDFPHESMMLHTDEVVLLGGFGKAYGITGWRLGFAAGPPDVIEKMTQVQQFSFVCAPTPAQYAGVAALDVHVHENVREHRQDYRRRRDFVYDSLKDCYEMVRPQGAFYFFPRCPGGLRDREFVARAVEAKVLVVPGSACSRKGTHFRLSYAVPDAVLERGVEALRRLARR